AATGATATCGAGCGGCGCAAGGCGCTGTTCCCCCGCACACCGACCGGCAACGAACACCTGGCGCTGCCGCCTCTCGGCGTCGCCGGTGATGGTTTGCGATTGGGCGAAAGCGCCGGTGCGCGGGTCAACACCGACATGGCATCGCCCGTGGCCTGGGCGCCGGTTTCGCAAGTGCCGCACAGTGACGGCAGCATCGGCCACTTCCCGCACATCATCGAACGCGGCAAACCGGGGATCATCGGTGTGCTGAGCAACGGCCGGCGCTTCGTCAACGAAGCCGACGGCTACTACGACTACGTGACGGCCATGGTCGCCGCCGCACCGCTGGGCGAAGAAGTCGCCTCCTGGCTGATCTGCACTCATGGTTTTCAACGGCGTTATGGCCTGGGAATTTCTCGGCCGTTTCCGGTGCCGCTGTCATCCTTTATCCGCAGCGGTTATCTGAAAACCGGCAACACTGTCGAGGAATTGGCCCTGGCCTGCGGCATCGACCCAAACGGATTGCGCAGCACGGTGGATGAATACAACCGGTGTGCGCGCAACGGCGAAGATCCGTTGTTCGGTCGTGGCTCGACGCCCTACAACCGCAAACAGGGCGATGCGTTGCAGCAACCCAACCCGTGCGTCGCGCCGATTGAACAAGGCCCGTTCTACGCCGTGAAGGTCCAGCCTGGCTGCTTTGGCACCTTCGCCGGGCTCAAGATCAATGAACATGCCCAGGTTCTTGGCGAGTCGGGGCAGGCCATCGCCGGGTTGTATGCAGCGGGCGGCGACATGGCCAGCATCATGGGCGGGCATTATCCCGCCGGCGGTATCAATCTCGGCCCGGCGCTGACCTTCGGCTACATCGCTGCCCGGCATATCGCCGATATAGAGTGAGTTTGATCAGTGATTCTCGAGACAAGCATTCGCCCACTCGGTAAAAACCTGTCGCCCTGAAGGAATTCGCTGGGCTATCCGTGTTCAATACAAGTCTGAAATGTTCCGTGCGCAGTAAAAGACAGACGACCGGACTGGCGCCGCTCTCACTGACCAGCAACACTCATCACCATATTCAAACGAGGACTCACCCCCATGCTATGGAAAAAAGGCCGACGCAGCGACAACGTGGTCGATGCCCGTGGCGATGATGTCGGCGGTGGGGGTGGCGGGATGCGCTTCGGCGGGGGCAAGGGCCTGAGCCTGACGGCGATCCTGTTGATCGTCGGGATCGGCTGGATCACCGGCCAGGACCCGATGCAGATCCTCGGTCAATTGACCGGACAAATGAGCGAGCAATCGGCTCCGGCCACCACCCACACCCGCAAGGCACCGCCGGCCAATGATGAAAACGCCGAATTCGTGCGCTCGATCCTCGGCGACACCGAAGACACCTGGGGCCAGATTTTCCAGCAGGCCGGTCGGCAATATAAAGACCCGACCCTGGTGCTGTTCAGCAATCAGGTGAACTCGGCGTGCGGATTGGCGACATCGGCGACTGGTCCGTTCTATTGCCCGGCAGACCAGAAGGTCTACCTGGACATGGGTTTCTTCCAGGAAATGTCCCAGCGTTTTTCCGCCGCAGGTGATTTCGCCCAGGCCTACGTGATCGCTCACGAAGTCGGACACCACGTGCAGACCTTGCTCGGCGTTTCGGCGAAGATTCAGACCGCCCGGCAGCAGGGCCGGCAAATGGAGGGCGACGGTGGTTTGCTGGTGCGTCAGGAACTGCAGGCTGATTGCCTGGCCGGGGTCTGGGCCAACATTGCGCAGAAGCGCCTGAACTGGCTGGAACCCGGTGACATCGAAGAAGCCTTGAACGCCGCCAACGCCATCGGCGATGACCGCTTGCAGCAGCAAGGTCAGGGCCGCGTGGTACCGGACTCGTTCACTCATGGTACGTCAGCGCAAAGGGTGCGCTGGTTCAAAGCCGGATTTGCACAAGGCCAGGTTGGCCAGTGCGATACCTTTGCCGCGAAGAATCTGTAATGCACAAGTGGTTGTTAGCTCTGTTGATCACCTGCACAAGCGCCCAGGCTGCCGAGCAGGGGGTCAAGGAGATCAGTTCCGGGCGCCTGCTGTTGAGCGCCGGCGAAATCGCGGTGGGCATCGGCCCGACACCGGCGAAGAATATCGAACGAGTGCTGATCATCATTCATGGTCGTTTGCGCAACGCTGAAACCTACCGCCAGAGCGCCGAGCACGCGGCCCAGCAAGCCGGGCAAAGCGATAACACCCTGGTGCTCGCCCCACAGTTTCTCAATGAAACCGACATCGCGAGCCACCCGGTGCCTGACAGCGTTTTACGCTGGCACGGCAATGACTGGATGGCCGGCGGGTTATCCACCGCGCCGTTTACGCTGAGCTCCTACGCGGCGCTCGACGAAATCATCGCTCGCCTGGGGGATCGGCGACAGTTTCCGGACGTGAAGCAAATCGTCATAGCCGGTCACTCGGGCGGCGCTCAGGTGGTTCAGCGTTACGCCATGTTGAGCCACCCTCAGCCAGCCCTCGACACAGCAGGGGTGAAGGTGCGTTATGTGATCGCCAATCCTTCGTCGTATGCCTATTTCAATGAGCAACGGCCAGTGGCGTTCAGTCACGCGGGGTGTCCGAACTTCAATCGCTGGAAGTATGGGCTGGCGGACTTGCCCGCCTATGCCAATGGGCAAACGCCTGCGCAGCTGGAAGAAAACTACGTCAAACGTGACGTCGTTTATCTACTCGGGCAGCAGGACATCGACCCGAATCACCCGGCGCTGGATAAAAGTTGCGAGGCCAAAGCCCAGGGCGCTTCTCGTTTGATTCGCGGGCGCAATTATTTCAATTATCTGAAACGGCGCCATCTTCAAGGGTTGAGTCAGCAGCTGATCGAAGTGCCCGGGGTCGGGCACAATGGGGACGGGATGTTTACCTCGCCCGAGGGGCAGAAGGCGTTGTTCGGGCAGTGAGTTTTGGGGCGTCTGATCGGACGCCCAATCTCTCAAGCCGAAAGCAGCTGCCGCAATTCCACGCAATCGCGCGCATGCCAATCAGTCAATTCCGGCCACGGATTATCCGGCAGGTTCACCAACACCGTCCGCGTCCCCGCCGCCCGGCCGCAATCCAGGTCGAAGCGGTAATCACCGACCATCACCATTTCACTCGCCGGCACCTTCCAGGCCTCGGCCAGTTTCAGTAAACCACCGGGATGCGGTTTGGGCGGCGCTTCATCGCGGCCCAATACATCCTCCACCGCAAAGCAATCGGCCAGGCCAATCGCCTCCAGCGTGACATGGGCCAGCTCACGGGCATTGCGCGTGAGAATGCCCAGGCGATAACCACGCCCGGCCAACTCACGCACCAGTTCCACCGCGCCCGGAGCCGGTTTCGAACCCAGTGCCAGATCCCGCTCGTGTTCCAGCAGCCACGCATGTTTGGCCGCCGCTTCTTCGGCCGGCAGCCCAGCGAGGTGAGTGAGGATGTCGTGTTCTGCAGGAATCGCCAATGCCACGCGAATCGCCGCGAAGTCATGCACGGCCACGGTCAGGGTGCCGTCCATGTCGAACACCCAGTGCCGCACCTCGGCCAGGCTCATGCCCAATCCTTGCGATGACGAATCAGGCCTTCCTGAGTGACCGAAGCCACCAGTTGCCCGGCACGGTTGAACACGCTGCCACGGGAGAATCCACGCGAGTTACCGGCCCACGGGCTGTCCATGGCGTACAGCAACCAGTCATCGGCGCGCAGGTCGGCGTGGAACCACAACGCATGATCAAGGCTGGCGACCTGCATGTCTTTCTGCCAGACCGATTTGCCATGGGGCAGCATCGAGGTGGTCAACAGGCCGAAGTCCGACGCATAGGCCAGCA
The Pseudomonas sp. GR 6-02 genome window above contains:
- a CDS encoding alpha/beta fold hydrolase encodes the protein MHKWLLALLITCTSAQAAEQGVKEISSGRLLLSAGEIAVGIGPTPAKNIERVLIIIHGRLRNAETYRQSAEHAAQQAGQSDNTLVLAPQFLNETDIASHPVPDSVLRWHGNDWMAGGLSTAPFTLSSYAALDEIIARLGDRRQFPDVKQIVIAGHSGGAQVVQRYAMLSHPQPALDTAGVKVRYVIANPSSYAYFNEQRPVAFSHAGCPNFNRWKYGLADLPAYANGQTPAQLEENYVKRDVVYLLGQQDIDPNHPALDKSCEAKAQGASRLIRGRNYFNYLKRRHLQGLSQQLIEVPGVGHNGDGMFTSPEGQKALFGQ
- a CDS encoding HAD family hydrolase, with the translated sequence MSLAEVRHWVFDMDGTLTVAVHDFAAIRVALAIPAEHDILTHLAGLPAEEAAAKHAWLLEHERDLALGSKPAPGAVELVRELAGRGYRLGILTRNARELAHVTLEAIGLADCFAVEDVLGRDEAPPKPHPGGLLKLAEAWKVPASEMVMVGDYRFDLDCGRAAGTRTVLVNLPDNPWPELTDWHARDCVELRQLLSA
- the ypfJ gene encoding KPN_02809 family neutral zinc metallopeptidase; the protein is MLWKKGRRSDNVVDARGDDVGGGGGGMRFGGGKGLSLTAILLIVGIGWITGQDPMQILGQLTGQMSEQSAPATTHTRKAPPANDENAEFVRSILGDTEDTWGQIFQQAGRQYKDPTLVLFSNQVNSACGLATSATGPFYCPADQKVYLDMGFFQEMSQRFSAAGDFAQAYVIAHEVGHHVQTLLGVSAKIQTARQQGRQMEGDGGLLVRQELQADCLAGVWANIAQKRLNWLEPGDIEEALNAANAIGDDRLQQQGQGRVVPDSFTHGTSAQRVRWFKAGFAQGQVGQCDTFAAKNL
- a CDS encoding FAD-dependent oxidoreductase, with product MPADSPLLADIECDVLIVGSGAAGLSAAVTAAWHGLKVIVVEKDPVFGGATAWSGGWAWVPCNPLARRAGIVEDVEQPRTYLKHELGERYDPAMIDAFLEAGPRMVAFFEQHTALQFADGNAIADIHGDTPGAGTGGRSVIAAPYDGRKVGKLLKRLRKTMRETSFMGMPIMAGADLSAFLNLTRSLPAAWHVTRRFTRHLFDLVVHGRAMQLVNGVALVARLAKSAEDLGVLLWESAPVTELLREGDQVQGAIVSTAKGKIRIHARKAVVLATGGFANDIERRKALFPRTPTGNEHLALPPLGVAGDGLRLGESAGARVNTDMASPVAWAPVSQVPHSDGSIGHFPHIIERGKPGIIGVLSNGRRFVNEADGYYDYVTAMVAAAPLGEEVASWLICTHGFQRRYGLGISRPFPVPLSSFIRSGYLKTGNTVEELALACGIDPNGLRSTVDEYNRCARNGEDPLFGRGSTPYNRKQGDALQQPNPCVAPIEQGPFYAVKVQPGCFGTFAGLKINEHAQVLGESGQAIAGLYAAGGDMASIMGGHYPAGGINLGPALTFGYIAARHIADIE